Within Mycobacterium heckeshornense, the genomic segment CGATCCGGAAAGACTCACCGTTCCCAACCGGGCCGCTGCGCTCGGTGCACGATGTCGAGCACCTCACCGCCGACTGGGTCCACTGGTTTGGATATGCGGGTGATTTTCGGCGTGTCTGCTGCTGTCCCGCGGGGCGGGCGCGGATGCTGTGGGCGGGAGGTTGTCGTGTTCGTGCCTTGCCTGGTTCACCCAGTTGGCGGTGGCGTTCTTCGGCTGGGGCATGAGCTGGTCGACGACTATTTGGGGATGGTCGCAGCCCGGGCGCGCCCGAACACGGTGCTGGCTGCCGCGTTCGATCTGAAGGTGTTCTTCACTGAGGTCGCCAAGGCGCCAGAGGAGGTCACCGATGCCGACGTGTTGTCATTCATCGCTGCCCAGCGCCAGCCGAGGCGTGGCGCGGAAGTGGTGCGGATTGACGACGGTGAGGCTGGACTGTCGGCGCGCACGATCAAGCGGCGGCTGGCCTCGGTCGCCGGGCTGTTCGAGTATCTGATCGTTCGTGGCGTTGTTTCTAGAAACCCAGTGCCGCAGGGATTGTCGACGCGGACTCCGAGTCGGGCGGTGCGTGGCGTGCCGTTGATTCGCACCCCGCGCACTGTGCCGCGGGTGATCGACCCCGATCAGGCCGACGCCTTGATGAGGGCGCTGCGCACCCACCGGGACCGGGCGATGGTACAGGCGATGCTGCTGGGTGGGCTGCGTCGGTGCGAGGTGCTCGGGCTGCGGCTGGGTGACGTGCGTCCCGGTGAGAAGCGGTTGTTCATCGCCGACGGCAAGGGCGGTCACCAGCGCATCGTGCCGGTGTCACCGCGCTTTTTCACCACTTTGGCCAGTTACCTGGAGCTGGAGCGGCCGCATACCGCGTCAACCGATCACGTGTTCGTGGTGCTCAAGGGCCAACGTCGGGGTCGGCCGCTCAGCGCGGCCGGGCTCGATGAGATCATCGCTGGTGCTCGGCGTCGAGCCGGCATTGAGCACCTGACCTGTCATCAACTGCGGCACACCTGTTTTACCCGGCTGCGTGAGGCCGGGATGGCGTTGGAGGCGATCCAGGCCCAGGCCGGGCATCGCTCGCTGGAATCGACCCGCATTTACTTGCACTTGGCCAACGGTTGGCTCGCCGACGAATACCGGCGAGCGGTCGAGGCGATCGATGCGCAAGCGATGCAGGCACCCTGATGCCCGCGTCGGTGGTGGTAGACGACTCCTGGCTCGTCGAGGACTATCTGGCCGCGATGCGGGCCTCAGGGCACAAGACGGGCCGGTCAACGACCCGATCGGCATACACCTGCGAGGGCAAGATCCGGCGGGCTGGCGGATGGGATGGGCTCACCGCCGAGCAGCGGCTCGACGTTGTGGTCAAGGCGCGTTCGTTCACGTCCTGGCTGATGGTCACTGGCCG encodes:
- a CDS encoding tyrosine-type recombinase/integrase, translating into MVAARARPNTVLAAAFDLKVFFTEVAKAPEEVTDADVLSFIAAQRQPRRGAEVVRIDDGEAGLSARTIKRRLASVAGLFEYLIVRGVVSRNPVPQGLSTRTPSRAVRGVPLIRTPRTVPRVIDPDQADALMRALRTHRDRAMVQAMLLGGLRRCEVLGLRLGDVRPGEKRLFIADGKGGHQRIVPVSPRFFTTLASYLELERPHTASTDHVFVVLKGQRRGRPLSAAGLDEIIAGARRRAGIEHLTCHQLRHTCFTRLREAGMALEAIQAQAGHRSLESTRIYLHLANGWLADEYRRAVEAIDAQAMQAP